A single genomic interval of Desulfobotulus mexicanus harbors:
- a CDS encoding Rpn family recombination-promoting nuclease/putative transposase has product MLTDFYVKPTSDIFFKFLFGKEEHKPILIDFINAVMKNSGFPLITDLVIKNPFNIQTILNAKETILDIKAKSSDGRWIDMEMQNSDKGFFGERALYYWTDLYGDQLVTGDNYSTLRPVVCINILDFKMFKNVDRYHLCFMLREKDTPELLLTDHL; this is encoded by the coding sequence ATGCTCACGGATTTTTATGTAAAGCCCACATCGGATATTTTCTTCAAGTTTCTCTTCGGCAAGGAAGAGCATAAGCCCATTCTCATTGATTTTATCAATGCCGTTATGAAAAACTCAGGATTCCCTTTGATCACAGACCTTGTGATTAAAAACCCTTTCAACATCCAGACCATCCTCAATGCCAAAGAAACCATACTGGATATCAAGGCAAAATCTTCTGACGGCAGGTGGATTGATATGGAAATGCAGAACTCGGATAAGGGCTTTTTCGGGGAACGGGCTTTGTATTACTGGACTGACCTCTACGGAGATCAATTGGTTACAGGGGATAATTATTCTACCCTGCGTCCTGTGGTCTGCATCAATATCCTTGATTTTAAGATGTTTAAGAATGTGGATAGATACCACCTCTGCTTCATGCTTCGTGAAAAGGATACGCCGGAACTGCTCCTGACGGATCACCT